In Oryza sativa Japonica Group chromosome 11, ASM3414082v1, the following are encoded in one genomic region:
- the LOC136354181 gene encoding uncharacterized protein gives MCEGLNLEIKFASVAHPQSNGAAERTNGKIIEALKKRLEGVAKGKWPEELLSVLWALRTTPTRPTKFGPFMLLYGDEAMTPAELGANSPRVMFSGGEEGREVSLELLEGVRVEALEHMHKYATSTSATYNKKVRPTELIPGHLVLRKKANPVAVGKLESKWEGPYLIKRKSRTGSFRLATLEGEEFDHSWNAASLKRVYV, from the coding sequence atgtgcgaagggcttAACCTGGAAATCAAGTTCGCGTCAGTCGCACACCCGcagtcaaatggggcggccGAACGTACAAATGGCAAGATTATAGAAGCACTGAAGAAAAGACTTGAGGGGGTGGCGAAAGGCAAATGGCCAGAGGAATTGCTATCGGTTCTCTGGGCTcttcggacgacccccacaagaccaaccaagtttGGCCCGTTTATGCTTCTTTATggcgatgaggcaatgaccccagcagagctaggggctaactcaccaagggtgatGTTTTCCGGGGGCGAAGAAGGACGCGAAGTATCGCTCGAACTTTTGGAAGGAGTAAGAGTCGAAGCGCTCGAGCACATGCACAAGTACGCCacaagcacttcggcaacttacaacaaaaaagttcgacccACGGAGCTCATACCTGGTCATCTCGTCCTAAGGAAGAAGGCGAACCCAGTAGCAgttggcaagcttgaatcaaagtgggaaggaccatacctCATCAAGCGCAAGTCCAGGACGGGATCTTTTCGCCTAGCGACACTCGAAGGCGaggagttcgaccattcctggaacgccGCCTCCCTCAAGCGCGTCTATGTCTAG
- the LOC136354182 gene encoding uncharacterized protein, giving the protein MGLPTQALTPAPTSLRGFGGEAVQVLSQALLLIVFGSGENRREEQILFDVVDIPYNYNAIFGRATLNKFKAISHHNYLKLKMPGPTGVIVVKGLQPSAASKRDLAIINRAVHNVETEPHERPKHTPNPTPHGKITKVQIDDADPTKLVSLGGDMGEEEVESILEVLKKNIDIFAWSPDEVGGVPADLIMHHLAVKPNIKPRKQKLRKMSADRQEAAKTEVQKLLWAGIIQEIDHPEWLANPVLVRKSNGK; this is encoded by the coding sequence ATGGGCTTGCCAACCCAAGCTCTTACACCGGCACCAACATCGCTCCGGGGGTTCGGCGGAGAGGCAGTGCAAGTTCTTAGCCAAGCACTTTTGCTGATAGTTTTTGGCTCGGGAGAAAACAGGCGCGAAGAGCAAATACTGTTCGACGTCGTCGACATCCCATACAACTAcaacgccatcttcggccgtgcaaccctgaacaagttcaaagccatttcccaccacaattatctcaagctcaagatgcctggcCCAACAGGGGTGATAGTAgtcaaggggcttcagcctTCGGCCGCTTCAAAACGCGATCTAgccataatcaacagagcagtGCACAATGTTGAGACCGAACCGCATGAGCGGCCGAAGCACACGCCGAATCCCACCCCTCACGGCAAGATAACAAAAGTGCAGATTGATGATGCCGACCCCACAAAGCTCGTATCACTggggggcgacatgggcgaagaagaagttgagagcatcctagaggtgctcaaaaagaacatcgaTATCTTCGCCTGGAGCCCTGACGAGGTGGGGGGCGTCCCGGcggatctcatcatgcatcactTAGCAGTCAAGCCGAATATTAAgccaagaaaacaaaagttgcGCAAGATGTCGGCCGATCGCCAAGAAGCGGCGAAGACCGAAGTACAAAAATTACTCTGGGCGGGGATTATTCAAGAGATTGACCATCCGGAGTGGTTGGCGAATCCAGTGCTGGTGCGGAAGTCAAATGGCAAATga
- the LOC4350492 gene encoding zinc finger CCCH domain-containing protein 63, protein MAAAPSAGGVGEGSSSSAAAAAAAAAATIGPHVVDEEAMWQMNLGEAMEAGPYPERIGEPDCSYYMRTGLCRFGMTCKFNHPADRKMAVAAARMKGEYPQRIGQPECQYYLKTGTCKFGATCKFHHPREKAAIATRVQLNALGYPLRPNEKECAYYLRTGQCKFGSTCKFHHPQPSNTMVAVRGSVYSPGQSVTSPSQHTYPGAVTNWPLSRSASFIASPRWPGHSSYAQVIVPPGLVQVPGWNPYAAQIGSSSSDDQQRTAGGAQYYTGSRHSETPNMGDQGMFSSYQAGSVPLGLYTVQRESIFPERPDQPECQFYMKTGDCKFGAVCKFHHPKERIIPTPNCALSSLGLPLRPGEPICTFYSRYGICKFGPNCKFDHPMGTVMYGLATSPTGDVSARRMLAPVPAHSEVSPDNVSGRSRRITHSDSQQIPSGERGTEREAS, encoded by the exons atggcggcggcgccgtccgccGGCGGCGTTGGGGAgggctcttcctcctccgccgccgccgccgctgctgctgctgccgcgacGATCGGGCCCCACGTGGTCGACGAAG AGGCAATGTGGCAGATGAATCTAGGAGAAGCTATGGAAGCTGGGCCATACCCAGAGCGTATTGGAGAACCAGATTGTAGTTATTACATGAGGACTGGCTTGTGCAGGTTTGGGATGACCTGTAAATTTAATCACCCAGCAGATCGTAAGATG GCTGTTGCTGCTGCAAGGATGAAGGGGGAATATCCTCAAAGAATTGGTCAACCTGAATGTCAA TATTATTTGAAGACTGGAACATGCAAATTTGGAGCAACATGCAAGTTTCACCACCCCCGAGAAAAAGCTGCAATTGCAACCCGAGTACAGCTGAATGCTTTAGGCTACCCATTGCGGCCG AATGAGAAGGAATGCGCTTATTATTTAAGAACCGGACAGTGCAAATTTGGGAGCACATGTAAGTTTCATCATCCACAGCCATCTAATACGATGGTTGCTGTACGTGGCTCTGTTTATTCACCTGGACAGTCAGTTACTTCTCCTAGTCAGCATACTTACCCAGGGGCTGTAACAAACTGGCCCTTGTCAAGATCTGCTTCGTTTATTGCAAGTCCAAGGTGGCCAGGCCATTCTAGCTATGCACAAGTGATTGTTCCTCCAGGGCTCGTTCAAGTTCCAGGGTGGAATCCTTATGCA GCACAAATTGGTTCTTCATCCTCAGACGATCAACAGAGGACAGCTGGAGGTGCACAATACTATACTGGCTCACGTCACAGTGAAACACCTAACATGGGTGACCAGGGAATGTTTTCATCATACCAAGCTGGTTCTGTTCCTCTTGGGCTATATACAGTACAGAGGGAGAGCATATTTCCAGAGCGACCTGACCAACCAGAATGCCAGTTCTATATGAAGACTGGGGACTGTAAGTTTGGTGCTGTATGCAAGTTCCATCATCCCAAGGAGAGAATTATCCCTACTCCAAACTGTGCGTTGAGCTCATTAGGTCTTCCACTGCGTCCG GGAGAGCCCATATGCACATTCTATTCTCGCTATGGCATCTGCAAGTTTGGTCCGAATTGCAAATTTGATCATCCAATGGGAACTGTGATGTATGGTCTCGCAACATCACCAACTGGTGATGTGTCTGCCCGACGTATGCTGGCACCTGTACCAGCACATTCAGAAGTATCGCCTGACAATGTCTCAGGGAGGTCTCGGAGGATCACCCATTCAGATTCCCAGCAAATACCCTCTGGTGAAAGAGGCACCGAGAGAGAGGCGTCCTAA
- the LOC4350492 gene encoding zinc finger CCCH domain-containing protein 63 isoform X1 — protein MGRISFGAAREGLSAAATAVAVAASVIGPHSSDEEAMWQMNLGEAMEAGPYPERIGEPDCSYYMRTGLCRFGMTCKFNHPADRKMAVAAARMKGEYPQRIGQPECQYYLKTGTCKFGATCKFHHPREKAAIATRVQLNALGYPLRPNEKECAYYLRTGQCKFGSTCKFHHPQPSNTMVAVRGSVYSPGQSVTSPSQHTYPGAVTNWPLSRSASFIASPRWPGHSSYAQVIVPPGLVQVPGWNPYAAQIGSSSSDDQQRTAGGAQYYTGSRHSETPNMGDQGMFSSYQAGSVPLGLYTVQRESIFPERPDQPECQFYMKTGDCKFGAVCKFHHPKERIIPTPNCALSSLGLPLRPGEPICTFYSRYGICKFGPNCKFDHPMGTVMYGLATSPTGDVSARRMLAPVPAHSEVSPDNVSGRSRRITHSDSQQIPSGERGTEREAS, from the exons ATGGGCAGGATCAGCTTTGGTGCTGCCAGGGAGGGCTTGTCAGCCGCTGCTACCGCAGTTGCTGTTGCAGCCTCTGTGATTGGGCCCCATAGTTCTGATGAAG AGGCAATGTGGCAGATGAATCTAGGAGAAGCTATGGAAGCTGGGCCATACCCAGAGCGTATTGGAGAACCAGATTGTAGTTATTACATGAGGACTGGCTTGTGCAGGTTTGGGATGACCTGTAAATTTAATCACCCAGCAGATCGTAAGATG GCTGTTGCTGCTGCAAGGATGAAGGGGGAATATCCTCAAAGAATTGGTCAACCTGAATGTCAA TATTATTTGAAGACTGGAACATGCAAATTTGGAGCAACATGCAAGTTTCACCACCCCCGAGAAAAAGCTGCAATTGCAACCCGAGTACAGCTGAATGCTTTAGGCTACCCATTGCGGCCG AATGAGAAGGAATGCGCTTATTATTTAAGAACCGGACAGTGCAAATTTGGGAGCACATGTAAGTTTCATCATCCACAGCCATCTAATACGATGGTTGCTGTACGTGGCTCTGTTTATTCACCTGGACAGTCAGTTACTTCTCCTAGTCAGCATACTTACCCAGGGGCTGTAACAAACTGGCCCTTGTCAAGATCTGCTTCGTTTATTGCAAGTCCAAGGTGGCCAGGCCATTCTAGCTATGCACAAGTGATTGTTCCTCCAGGGCTCGTTCAAGTTCCAGGGTGGAATCCTTATGCA GCACAAATTGGTTCTTCATCCTCAGACGATCAACAGAGGACAGCTGGAGGTGCACAATACTATACTGGCTCACGTCACAGTGAAACACCTAACATGGGTGACCAGGGAATGTTTTCATCATACCAAGCTGGTTCTGTTCCTCTTGGGCTATATACAGTACAGAGGGAGAGCATATTTCCAGAGCGACCTGACCAACCAGAATGCCAGTTCTATATGAAGACTGGGGACTGTAAGTTTGGTGCTGTATGCAAGTTCCATCATCCCAAGGAGAGAATTATCCCTACTCCAAACTGTGCGTTGAGCTCATTAGGTCTTCCACTGCGTCCG GGAGAGCCCATATGCACATTCTATTCTCGCTATGGCATCTGCAAGTTTGGTCCGAATTGCAAATTTGATCATCCAATGGGAACTGTGATGTATGGTCTCGCAACATCACCAACTGGTGATGTGTCTGCCCGACGTATGCTGGCACCTGTACCAGCACATTCAGAAGTATCGCCTGACAATGTCTCAGGGAGGTCTCGGAGGATCACCCATTCAGATTCCCAGCAAATACCCTCTGGTGAAAGAGGCACCGAGAGAGAGGCGTCCTAA